Below is a genomic region from Nitrospirota bacterium.
CAAATTCTATATCCCTCCTTTCTCTGTTTAGATTACACCATACCGAACCGAGAAAGGATAAATTGTTTTTATAACTCGTCTCGGCAGGCCGAACCGCATAAGGTTCAATTAAGTGAACAAACGCCTACTGTCTCCGACATTACTGACTTATGTTTTAATCGAACATATTCCCGACTGCTGCCGGGTCTATCCTGATACCGACTCCCATTGTTGACGAAAGTGTTATGGTTTTGAGATAACGGCCTTTGCTTGTTGACGGCTTTGCCTTTATGATAGATTCCAATACAGCAGCCGCATTCTCAAGGAGCTTTCCTGTATCAAATGATTTTTTCCCGACAGGTACATGAACTATTGAAGTCTTATCTACCCTGTACTCTACCTTACCGAGCTTTATCTCTTTAACCGCCTTGCCGACATCAAAGGTAACTGTGCCGAGCTTAGGATTCGGCATTAGCCCGCGAGGCCCCAATATCTTTCCCAGCTTTCCTACAATGGCCATAATATCCGGAGTAGCAACAACACGATCAAACTCCATCCATCCATTGGTTATCTTCTCAGCAATATCTTCAGCACCGACATAATCAGCACCCGCATCTCTTGCCTCCCGCTCCTTCTCGCCTTTGGCAAATACCAATACACGTACACTCTTTCCGATGCCGTTCGGGAGCACCACAGCGCCTCTAACCATCTGATCAGAATGTCTTGGATCAACCCCGAGTTTTACTGCCAGGTCAACACTCTCATCAAATTTTGCCCATGCAGTCTCCCTTGCCATCGCAATCGCCTCTTCAAGAGAATAAAACTTGTTTCTGTCTACCTTTTCAAGACTGTTTTGATAATTCTTACCCATCGTAAACCCCTCTTTTCATTAGTTAGCAGTAAACAGTGAACAGTAAGCAGAAAAACGATTTCATCTGTCTGTTTTTTTTTGCTCACTGCTTACTGCTTACTGTTCTTTAATTACTCTGTTATATCAATCCCCATACTTCTTGCCGTACCGGCGATAATATTATATGCCGCATCAATATCATAGCTATTCAGGTCAGGTGTCTTTGTTTTAGCCACCTCGCGAACCTGTTCTCTTGTAAGCCTGCCGACCTTATCTTTATTTGGGACTCCGGAACCTTTTACAATACCTGCTGCCTTCTTCAACAGTTCAGACGCAGGCGGTGTCTTTAGCACAAAAACAAAAGACCTGTCAGAATAAACAGTTATCTCTACCGGAATTATTGTCCCTTCCTGGCCCTGTGTTTTTGCATTAAATCCTTTACAGAATTCCATTATATTTACACCATGCTGTCCAAGCGCCGGACCAACAGGAGGAGCCGGATTCGCCTTACCTGCAGGAAGCTGTAATTTAATAACCCTTAATATCTCTTTTGCCATCTCTTAATTCTCCCTTCAATTATAATTTTTCCACCTGCAGAAAATCCAATTCCACCGGTGTTGCCCTTCCAAAAATACTCACAAGTACCTTTACCTTGCCGTGGTCAAGATCTACATCATCAACAACACCATTAAACCCGAAGAAAGGCTCGACAATGATTCTCACTGCATCTCCTCTGTTAAGCTGTATCCGGCTTCTTGGCGCTGCAATGCTTGCATCCATCTGCTGCCTGACGGATTCCACCTCTTTATCTGATAAAGGTGAGGGGACACCGCCTCCTCCGACAAAACCTGTTACCTTAGGTGTATTAGTAACAAGCCCCCATGTCTCATCCATCATGTCCATTTCAACAAGAATATATCCTGGAAAAACCTTTTTGGTAGCAACCCTCTTTTTCCCTTCCTTTAATTCAACCACATTCTCAGTAGGAATCAGTATCTGTCCGAACTTTTCAGTCAAGCCGAGACTG
It encodes:
- the nusG gene encoding transcription termination/antitermination protein NusG, translated to MAKLWYVVHTYSGFENKVKANMEERIGSLGLTEKFGQILIPTENVVELKEGKKRVATKKVFPGYILVEMDMMDETWGLVTNTPKVTGFVGGGGVPSPLSDKEVESVRQQMDASIAAPRSRIQLNRGDAVRIIVEPFFGFNGVVDDVDLDHGKVKVLVSIFGRATPVELDFLQVEKL
- a CDS encoding 50S ribosomal protein L1, whose protein sequence is MGKNYQNSLEKVDRNKFYSLEEAIAMARETAWAKFDESVDLAVKLGVDPRHSDQMVRGAVVLPNGIGKSVRVLVFAKGEKEREARDAGADYVGAEDIAEKITNGWMEFDRVVATPDIMAIVGKLGKILGPRGLMPNPKLGTVTFDVGKAVKEIKLGKVEYRVDKTSIVHVPVGKKSFDTGKLLENAAAVLESIIKAKPSTSKGRYLKTITLSSTMGVGIRIDPAAVGNMFD
- the rplK gene encoding 50S ribosomal protein L11, whose protein sequence is MAKEILRVIKLQLPAGKANPAPPVGPALGQHGVNIMEFCKGFNAKTQGQEGTIIPVEITVYSDRSFVFVLKTPPASELLKKAAGIVKGSGVPNKDKVGRLTREQVREVAKTKTPDLNSYDIDAAYNIIAGTARSMGIDITE